The following are encoded in a window of Caldicellulosiruptor danielii genomic DNA:
- a CDS encoding ABC transporter ATP-binding protein — protein MIELYDIYKIYKMGENEVYALNGVSLKINAHEFVAIVGPSGSGKSTLMNIIGCLDTPTSGTYILDGHEVSRLNDNQLAEIRNSKIGFVFQNFNLIPQLTALENVELPLIYKGVSASTRHRLAKEALARVGLEQRMHHRPRELSGGQQQRVAIARALVTSPPIILADEPTGNLDSKSGAEIIQIFKDLHAQGNTIVLITHDNNIAMQARRIVRIQDGQIIEDKEVN, from the coding sequence ATGATTGAACTTTATGATATCTACAAAATCTACAAGATGGGCGAGAACGAGGTGTACGCCTTAAATGGTGTGAGTTTAAAAATCAATGCTCACGAGTTTGTTGCCATAGTGGGGCCATCCGGTTCAGGAAAATCAACCCTGATGAATATAATAGGCTGTCTTGACACACCAACATCTGGAACTTACATACTGGATGGTCATGAAGTAAGCAGACTCAATGACAACCAGCTTGCCGAGATTCGGAACAGCAAGATAGGCTTTGTGTTTCAAAACTTTAACTTAATACCACAGCTTACAGCTCTTGAAAATGTTGAGCTTCCTTTGATTTACAAAGGTGTTTCAGCATCAACACGTCACAGGCTTGCAAAAGAAGCCTTGGCAAGGGTTGGTTTGGAGCAAAGAATGCATCACAGACCAAGAGAACTATCTGGCGGTCAGCAGCAGAGAGTTGCAATTGCAAGGGCGCTTGTCACAAGCCCGCCAATAATATTGGCTGACGAGCCAACAGGGAACCTGGATTCAAAATCTGGTGCTGAAATTATACAGATTTTTAAAGATCTACACGCTCAAGGAAATACAATTGTTTTAATCACGCATGACAACAATATTGCTATGCAAGCAAGAAGGATTGTGCGGATTCAGGACGGTCAAATAATAGAAGACAAGGAGGTGAACTGA
- a CDS encoding efflux RND transporter periplasmic adaptor subunit, with protein sequence MTEKVKPLKTPRFKFSLKSKALKRVVISIVIVAILAGAGFGVYRFVQGRKNQNQTVQQRTARVTRGDITVSVTGSGPIESAQSIDLTSTVSSTITKVNFNDGDRVKKGDVIFELENQDAQDKIDSIKSQIDDVQSSITDVEDSIKNLNVTAPISGYVKNLNLTEGDRVSKGSSLLTIIDTSKLKVTLPFSAALFGKIKIGTSAVVYIPDISQSVQGTVSYLGNKTYTNDYGGKVFDVEITISNPGALQEGMKASAEIKAGNDVYLSTQDAAMEYVNKENIKAKVDGEVEEIFAKNNQFVEKGAVLLKLSNDDLSKQLKNYQTQLKNLQEQLKEAEDNLENYYIKAPFDGVVTNINFKKGDNIKAGEVLATVFDDKNLVFKVDIDELDIAKIKVGQKVNITVDALLETQTNPLTGKVAKIPLVGTTQNGVTTYSVTISIDNPKDLKIGMNANAEIIVNQKQNVLMVPLEAVQKFGNRYFVFVKSSEQNSSQESQTGGFFPQGGFDSSQQSQGSTQGSQNRSRRWQQQEGSSTQKAQQWSNGQSKGSWLQNSQGTGSFSQQRARRMSSLLSSSYYKGAVLRPVEVGINNDSYIEIVSGLSEGDIVVLPPLSTGSTSTQTQTQQGFNIMGGFGGPGGGMPGEFRQFRQNQGGTGTRNQSSGSQGSNTNR encoded by the coding sequence ATGACAGAGAAAGTAAAACCTCTAAAAACTCCCAGGTTTAAGTTCAGCTTAAAAAGCAAGGCTTTAAAGAGAGTTGTAATATCCATAGTAATTGTTGCAATTTTGGCAGGAGCAGGGTTTGGGGTATACAGGTTTGTCCAGGGAAGGAAAAATCAAAACCAGACTGTTCAGCAGCGGACTGCAAGGGTAACCCGGGGCGATATTACCGTCAGTGTTACAGGCTCCGGTCCGATTGAGTCTGCCCAGAGCATTGATTTGACATCTACTGTCAGCTCAACAATAACAAAAGTCAACTTTAACGATGGCGACAGGGTTAAAAAAGGAGATGTAATTTTTGAGCTTGAAAACCAGGATGCACAGGACAAGATCGACTCAATAAAGAGCCAGATAGACGATGTTCAGTCTTCAATTACAGATGTTGAGGATAGCATCAAAAACCTCAATGTCACAGCACCAATTTCCGGGTATGTGAAAAATCTAAACCTTACAGAAGGCGACAGGGTCTCAAAAGGGTCAAGTTTACTTACAATAATAGATACATCAAAGTTAAAGGTAACCTTGCCATTTTCAGCCGCCCTTTTCGGCAAGATCAAGATAGGCACGTCAGCAGTGGTTTATATTCCTGACATATCACAGTCAGTCCAAGGGACAGTTAGCTATCTTGGGAACAAAACTTACACAAATGACTACGGTGGCAAAGTTTTTGATGTTGAGATAACAATTTCAAACCCAGGTGCTCTGCAGGAAGGCATGAAAGCAAGTGCTGAGATAAAGGCAGGAAATGATGTATATCTTAGCACACAGGATGCAGCCATGGAGTATGTAAACAAAGAAAATATCAAAGCAAAGGTTGATGGTGAGGTTGAAGAGATTTTTGCAAAAAATAACCAGTTTGTTGAAAAAGGTGCGGTGCTATTAAAGCTTTCAAACGATGACCTGTCAAAACAGCTCAAGAACTATCAGACACAGCTTAAAAACTTACAGGAGCAGCTGAAAGAGGCAGAGGACAATTTAGAAAACTACTACATCAAAGCTCCATTTGACGGAGTTGTGACAAATATCAACTTCAAAAAAGGTGATAACATAAAAGCAGGAGAGGTACTTGCAACTGTATTTGACGACAAAAATTTGGTATTTAAAGTTGACATAGATGAACTTGATATTGCTAAAATAAAAGTAGGGCAAAAGGTAAATATAACAGTTGATGCCTTGTTAGAGACACAGACAAACCCGCTGACAGGGAAAGTAGCTAAAATCCCGCTTGTTGGTACAACACAAAACGGTGTTACAACATATTCTGTTACAATCTCGATTGACAATCCAAAAGACCTCAAAATTGGCATGAATGCAAACGCAGAGATAATTGTAAACCAGAAACAGAATGTTTTGATGGTGCCGCTTGAAGCTGTGCAGAAATTTGGCAACAGATACTTTGTGTTTGTAAAATCATCAGAGCAAAATAGCTCTCAAGAAAGTCAAACTGGCGGATTTTTCCCGCAGGGAGGCTTTGACAGCAGTCAGCAAAGCCAGGGCTCAACCCAAGGCTCACAAAACCGGTCACGAAGATGGCAGCAGCAAGAAGGTAGCAGTACACAGAAAGCACAGCAGTGGTCAAATGGCCAGTCAAAAGGTTCATGGTTACAAAATAGCCAGGGCACAGGCAGCTTTTCACAGCAGCGAGCAAGAAGGATGTCAAGTTTGCTGAGTAGTAGCTACTACAAAGGTGCGGTTTTACGACCGGTTGAGGTAGGAATCAACAATGATTCTTACATTGAAATTGTAAGTGGCCTTAGCGAAGGGGATATTGTTGTGCTGCCACCACTTTCAACAGGCTCAACAAGCACACAGACGCAAACTCAGCAGGGATTTAACATAATGGGCGGGTTTGGTGGACCAGGTGGTGGAATGCCAGGCGAGTTTAGACAGTTCAGGCAAAACCAAGGCGGCACCGGCACAAGGAATCAGTCGTCTGGCTCTCAGGGGAGTAACACAAACAGGTAA
- a CDS encoding OadG family protein: protein MEYSTLGQRFILGLEVTVIGMLIVFAVLALLCGIISLLSEVLQRFEKPKKAAKSELSSLEIDETQEYKPVEKTGFTSGRGECIGCRGRRNCSNLGCSCI from the coding sequence ATGGAATACTCTACCTTGGGTCAAAGATTCATCCTTGGTCTTGAAGTGACAGTTATCGGAATGCTTATTGTCTTTGCTGTGCTTGCGCTTTTGTGCGGAATTATAAGCCTTTTATCAGAGGTTTTGCAGAGATTCGAAAAGCCAAAGAAGGCTGCCAAAAGCGAGCTTTCCTCTCTTGAAATAGACGAAACGCAGGAGTACAAGCCCGTTGAAAAGACAGGTTTTACCTCTGGGCGAGGTGAATGTATTGGATGCCGAGGACGAAGAAATTGCAGCAATCTTGGCTGCAGTTGCATTTGA
- a CDS encoding methyl-accepting chemotaxis protein yields MGVNISWFKNVFRRGGLAQKLGLLILLILIVPIFIIDVIAVTTSVNSVVHESKKSYLAATDSTARYFQLAFKTAQNNGTQLMSNELIQRLYSEAKQTALEDYEKFRLKQDADKAVQNTLITNNMFSAVYILVDKEKSLFNPAIVFDIDYNKLKTAPWYKKIIDVGIPILLDSHNEEFDVVAQKANVNMPEYVCSIGMPFKDIATNEVLGVMLLDISKQWMRDTLQNTQISQQGGYMLAISSEGKVVLPTEWELNMKISPDKNTPFVSKILQSIKANKTNGAFDTVFNRSKFLVTYSQIPDYNWTIVGMVPLSHLTEAAKKLELVIILLTIVFTLAALVIGIYYALRIVKDVEKVTKTFAVAEKGDLTVSLEINRNDEIGLLSHSFNNMLKNIKGLIEKGVKLSDQVTGSISTLSTIASETAAASNEVAKAISEIAEGASNQAKEAGSVVEIVSKFGERIETIVEASNKMEKLSKNVAELSTKGENTVTTLDSVSHDTMQITDTMISTINQLAEYSRSIGKIIQVLSSISEQTKLLALNASIEAAKAGEAGRGFAVVASEIRKLADQSKESTREVEDMIKRIVSQTRAAQDVADKVEEVIEKQNEAIKNVSLAFSSIKSAMDELIGGIENINQSIMAIDKEKNTIVQSIENISAVSQETAASSEEVSASTEEQLAAIEELRAMAESLNKLAQDLKEAMQVFKV; encoded by the coding sequence TTGGGTGTTAACATTTCGTGGTTTAAAAATGTATTTAGACGCGGTGGTCTTGCCCAGAAGTTAGGTCTCCTGATTTTGCTTATTTTGATCGTACCAATTTTTATCATCGATGTTATTGCAGTAACAACTTCTGTAAATTCTGTAGTGCATGAAAGTAAAAAGTCATATCTTGCTGCAACCGATTCAACAGCTCGATATTTTCAGCTTGCTTTCAAAACAGCCCAGAATAATGGTACCCAGCTTATGTCAAATGAACTTATACAGAGGTTATATTCTGAAGCGAAACAAACAGCGCTCGAAGATTATGAGAAATTTAGATTGAAACAAGATGCTGATAAAGCTGTTCAAAACACTCTCATAACAAACAATATGTTTTCAGCTGTTTATATTTTAGTTGATAAAGAAAAGTCGTTATTCAATCCTGCTATTGTGTTTGATATAGACTACAATAAGTTAAAAACAGCTCCATGGTATAAGAAGATTATAGATGTAGGTATTCCAATTTTACTTGATTCTCATAATGAAGAGTTTGACGTTGTTGCACAAAAAGCTAATGTTAACATGCCAGAATATGTATGTTCAATAGGTATGCCTTTTAAGGACATAGCAACAAATGAAGTTCTTGGAGTCATGCTGCTTGATATCAGCAAACAATGGATGAGAGATACTTTACAAAATACTCAGATTTCACAGCAAGGCGGGTACATGCTTGCAATTTCCTCTGAGGGGAAAGTTGTTTTGCCAACTGAATGGGAACTTAACATGAAAATAAGCCCAGACAAAAATACTCCTTTTGTCTCAAAGATTTTACAATCAATAAAAGCTAATAAGACAAATGGAGCTTTTGATACTGTATTTAACAGAAGTAAGTTTTTGGTTACATATTCCCAGATTCCGGATTACAACTGGACTATTGTTGGGATGGTGCCCCTTTCCCATTTGACAGAGGCAGCTAAAAAATTAGAGTTGGTTATTATCCTTTTGACAATTGTATTTACACTTGCAGCACTTGTTATAGGTATTTATTATGCTCTAAGAATAGTAAAAGATGTAGAGAAGGTTACAAAAACCTTTGCAGTTGCTGAAAAAGGTGATTTAACAGTTTCCCTTGAGATAAATAGAAATGATGAAATAGGGCTTTTATCACATAGCTTCAATAACATGCTCAAGAACATAAAAGGACTCATTGAAAAAGGTGTAAAACTTAGCGACCAGGTAACAGGTTCTATTTCTACTCTTTCGACCATTGCCAGTGAGACTGCTGCAGCATCAAACGAGGTTGCAAAAGCAATCTCAGAGATTGCAGAAGGTGCGTCAAATCAGGCAAAAGAAGCGGGCAGCGTTGTTGAGATAGTTTCTAAGTTTGGCGAGAGGATTGAAACAATTGTTGAGGCTTCAAACAAGATGGAGAAGCTTTCAAAGAATGTAGCTGAACTTTCAACAAAAGGAGAAAATACTGTTACAACCTTAGATTCTGTTTCACACGACACTATGCAAATTACAGATACAATGATTTCAACAATCAACCAGCTTGCAGAATATTCGAGATCAATTGGGAAAATTATTCAGGTACTCAGCAGCATTTCAGAGCAAACAAAGCTTTTAGCTCTAAATGCTTCAATTGAGGCGGCAAAAGCAGGCGAGGCAGGGCGTGGTTTTGCTGTTGTTGCAAGCGAGATTAGAAAGCTTGCTGACCAGTCAAAAGAGTCAACAAGAGAAGTTGAAGATATGATAAAGAGAATTGTCAGCCAGACAAGAGCTGCTCAGGATGTTGCTGATAAAGTAGAAGAGGTTATTGAAAAGCAAAATGAAGCTATAAAAAATGTTTCTCTGGCATTTTCAAGTATAAAATCTGCAATGGATGAACTGATTGGTGGTATAGAAAACATAAATCAGTCTATTATGGCAATTGATAAAGAGAAAAATACAATTGTTCAGAGCATTGAGAACATTTCAGCTGTATCACAAGAGACTGCTGCATCATCTGAAGAGGTTTCTGCATCAACCGAGGAGCAGCTCGCAGCAATTGAAGAGCTCAGAGCTATGGCAGAAAGCTTAAATAAGCTTGCACAGGACTTAAAAGAGGCTATGCAAGTGTTCAAAGTGTAA
- a CDS encoding class I SAM-dependent methyltransferase — protein sequence MNTKEYFDLLADKWDSIVHHDPQKVKRIIETAGLKEGDTVLDVGCGTGVLEDYLLKEVGKSGKIIAVDISEKMIEKAKEKFKHASNITFLCADVVSLEFEEYFDVVFCYSVFPHIDDKEKAIKKFAKMLKKTGKLVIAHSQSRQAINELHKKLPEPINSHFLPEMRKIIKWCEASGFQLALNEDNSEIFLLIATVIK from the coding sequence ATGAACACAAAAGAATATTTTGACCTTCTTGCTGACAAGTGGGATAGCATTGTACATCATGACCCTCAAAAAGTTAAAAGAATAATAGAAACAGCAGGTTTAAAAGAAGGGGACACAGTTTTGGATGTTGGCTGTGGTACAGGTGTCTTGGAAGACTATCTTTTAAAGGAAGTTGGCAAAAGCGGGAAGATTATTGCAGTTGACATTTCTGAGAAAATGATAGAAAAAGCTAAGGAGAAGTTTAAACACGCATCTAACATAACTTTTTTGTGCGCTGATGTAGTAAGCCTTGAGTTTGAAGAGTATTTTGATGTAGTCTTTTGCTATTCTGTCTTTCCTCACATTGACGATAAAGAAAAGGCAATAAAAAAGTTTGCTAAGATGCTGAAAAAAACCGGCAAACTTGTAATAGCTCACTCACAGTCACGGCAGGCTATAAATGAGCTTCACAAAAAACTGCCAGAACCAATAAACTCTCATTTTCTGCCCGAGATGAGAAAAATTATAAAATGGTGTGAGGCTTCAGGGTTTCAATTAGCTTTAAATGAGGATAACAGTGAAATCTTTCTGTTAATTGCAACTGTTATAAAATGA
- a CDS encoding ABC transporter permease — protein sequence MAQFALAFKMAIKSILSNKLRSFLTMLGVIIGIWAVIAVVGLAQGSTKSITDRLQRLGTNLIQINITGRNSNRNVTYEELQQFADQHADDIEAIAPTVSSSVTLKYGTTTHDTTLIGTTADYSTVRDVNVSSGRFILPIDVDYRQKVALVGTYIVKDLFNGENPIGKKIKINGQIFTVVGVLEERANSQEQSDDDQVIVPVTVAQRLTRNAIIRNFAIKITDGNKSEAVMNYLNDFLYKIYNDTTAYRVFNTAQLLDTLNSVTQTLTLMLAGIAAISLIVGGIGIMNIMLVSVTERTREIGIRKAIGAKRRNILVQFLIEASVVTGLGGIIGIILGYVTINLMSKLNVATAIFSVPWAILAFTISLAIGIVFGLFPASKASRLNPIEALRYE from the coding sequence GTGGCTCAGTTTGCTTTGGCTTTCAAGATGGCAATAAAGAGTATCCTTTCAAATAAGCTAAGGTCTTTTTTAACTATGCTTGGTGTTATCATTGGCATCTGGGCAGTGATTGCAGTTGTTGGTCTTGCGCAGGGGAGTACAAAAAGCATAACAGACAGGCTTCAAAGGCTTGGGACAAATCTAATACAGATAAATATCACAGGAAGAAACAGCAACAGAAACGTCACGTATGAGGAACTTCAGCAGTTTGCCGACCAGCATGCAGATGATATAGAAGCAATTGCACCGACTGTGTCAAGCTCTGTTACACTAAAGTATGGAACAACCACACACGACACCACTCTTATCGGGACAACTGCAGACTACAGCACAGTCAGAGATGTAAATGTCAGCAGTGGAAGGTTTATATTGCCTATTGATGTAGACTATCGCCAAAAAGTTGCACTTGTTGGTACCTACATTGTGAAAGATTTGTTCAATGGTGAAAATCCAATAGGAAAAAAGATAAAGATAAACGGGCAGATATTCACAGTTGTTGGTGTTTTGGAGGAGCGTGCAAATTCACAGGAGCAGTCAGACGACGACCAGGTGATAGTTCCTGTAACAGTTGCGCAAAGACTCACACGAAACGCAATCATTCGAAACTTTGCGATAAAAATCACAGACGGTAACAAAAGTGAGGCTGTAATGAACTACCTGAATGATTTTCTATACAAAATCTACAACGACACAACAGCATACAGGGTATTTAACACAGCCCAGCTACTTGACACCTTAAACAGCGTAACGCAGACACTTACGCTCATGCTTGCAGGAATTGCCGCAATTTCGCTAATTGTTGGCGGAATTGGAATCATGAATATCATGCTTGTGTCTGTGACTGAGAGAACAAGAGAAATAGGAATCAGAAAAGCAATTGGCGCAAAGAGAAGAAATATTCTTGTTCAGTTTTTGATAGAGGCATCTGTTGTGACAGGACTTGGAGGAATAATTGGGATTATTTTAGGTTATGTAACAATCAATTTGATGTCAAAGCTAAATGTTGCAACGGCAATATTCTCAGTACCATGGGCAATTTTAGCATTTACCATTTCACTTGCGATTGGGATAGTCTTTGGGCTGTTCCCGGCTTCAAAGGCATCCAGACTAAATCCAATTGAAGCGCTAAGATACGAATAA
- a CDS encoding biotin/lipoyl-containing protein encodes MKYIVTINGKKFEVEVERVSNGNDQVDVSTASRKVSSDEISKAVSGGIKVSAPMPGKILSVNVQEGQKVKRGDVLFILEAMKMENEIMAPEDGTVEKVLVSKGSQVASGDILAILK; translated from the coding sequence ATGAAGTACATTGTAACAATCAACGGCAAAAAGTTTGAGGTTGAGGTTGAGAGAGTTTCAAATGGAAATGATCAGGTTGATGTTTCTACAGCTTCCAGAAAAGTTTCAAGCGATGAGATTTCAAAAGCTGTCTCTGGCGGAATAAAAGTTTCTGCTCCGATGCCGGGAAAGATTCTATCTGTCAACGTGCAAGAGGGACAAAAGGTCAAAAGAGGCGATGTTCTTTTCATCTTAGAGGCAATGAAGATGGAAAATGAGATTATGGCTCCAGAAGATGGAACAGTCGAAAAGGTTTTAGTATCAAAAGGATCTCAGGTTGCAAGTGGTGATATTTTAGCAATCTTAAAGTAA
- a CDS encoding S-layer homology domain-containing protein yields MKKFKRLIAIVTVLLFALSIIAPAFAQDEATTEETGSVYDQAAKVLVEKGILKGDESGNLMLDKSLTRAEILAMIIRATGQEDVINDYKDVEPSFTDVSKDHWAFAYVEAGKDLGYVNGYPDGTFKPDKPVKFEELAKMLVAAKGESPAAGKWPLNYVRKALDLGLFNGIEDEVGIGDVVIRGQAAVAFANAFFQPEKTIVVKDVKAVANDTIEVYVDAYLGNETATLEDGDVIPLDFEIKDASDPSKTIAVTLIDTQASDFGAGKLVLKTQAQTPNATYKVFYKGQDTGKTFVGVPANLQVTKVATDNLKTITVTFNDELDTNTVTASAFKVNDSTSGFAVGYTADKKSAVIILDTPVSQFASVKVTVLANTIKSKYGKALASDYSASITVQDTKQPTVTKVEALKQNIINITFSEPVIPPSTAGYLTWLKVDGINQVANSVTADYVNNALKVVLTNALSAGNHKVEVTTEVKDFAGYNTVAFSGDVAVTADTTAPQLKDVKLVYTDNSKAVVQLIFDEDIGSVSSVKVNGNSATLSISGSTVTATVNISLGLVGVVTIDYTVADLAGNTASVTGVAKTLTLDTSAVTITGTSYDSNNNITVTLSKPIYNKDGNAAVKINGTSVSYTVDTANNKIVIPAASYSGSCTVVLTGFYEATPLQLKVADLSFTVTLPDIMRPTVKATAYDIVAANVYNVYVVFSESMDTTSLSKASNYIVNGNNPTSITVVSDKIVKLTFSSDVTGQNLVVYGVKDLAGNEIILTSQPLNTAVQNLFITDVKFTASNQIAVTFNQGIYSIAPNAFYVTNGTSNYYFSSASYSVGDTTVTFTLANLSVPSNVGGTYTLVATGTTIKSIYERTLTTSGTAFSPIGDGIAPTVSSVTGGVGTITIAFSEAVNIADINAAVTVKDSAGNVITTATKTAITSGSNTVGILITGLAKGSYTVTVSASQVKDISPAQNAMSADYTSGTISVQ; encoded by the coding sequence ATGAAAAAGTTTAAAAGACTTATCGCTATCGTAACAGTATTACTCTTTGCCCTCTCAATAATTGCGCCTGCGTTTGCACAGGACGAAGCTACAACAGAAGAGACAGGTTCTGTGTATGACCAGGCAGCAAAGGTACTTGTTGAGAAGGGCATCTTGAAAGGTGACGAGAGCGGCAATTTGATGCTCGACAAGTCACTCACAAGAGCAGAAATTCTTGCAATGATTATCAGGGCAACAGGTCAGGAAGATGTCATCAATGACTACAAGGATGTAGAGCCATCATTCACAGATGTTTCAAAGGATCACTGGGCATTTGCATATGTTGAGGCAGGAAAGGACCTCGGCTATGTAAATGGTTATCCGGATGGAACATTCAAACCAGACAAACCGGTTAAATTTGAAGAACTTGCTAAAATGCTTGTTGCAGCAAAGGGTGAAAGCCCAGCAGCAGGAAAATGGCCTCTCAACTATGTAAGAAAAGCTCTTGACCTTGGTCTTTTCAATGGAATCGAAGACGAAGTTGGAATTGGTGATGTTGTAATCAGAGGTCAGGCAGCAGTAGCATTTGCAAATGCATTCTTCCAACCAGAAAAAACAATAGTGGTTAAGGATGTTAAAGCAGTTGCAAATGACACAATTGAAGTTTATGTAGATGCATATCTTGGAAATGAGACAGCAACACTTGAGGATGGAGATGTAATTCCTCTTGATTTCGAAATCAAGGATGCATCTGATCCATCAAAAACAATTGCTGTAACATTAATTGATACTCAGGCATCTGACTTTGGTGCAGGAAAGCTTGTATTGAAGACACAGGCTCAGACACCAAATGCAACTTATAAAGTATTCTACAAAGGTCAGGATACAGGTAAGACATTTGTTGGAGTGCCAGCAAATCTCCAAGTTACAAAAGTTGCAACTGACAATTTGAAGACAATAACAGTTACATTCAATGATGAGTTGGATACAAACACAGTTACAGCAAGTGCATTCAAAGTAAATGATTCAACAAGTGGTTTCGCAGTTGGTTATACAGCTGATAAAAAGAGTGCTGTAATTATTCTCGATACACCTGTTTCCCAGTTTGCATCAGTAAAAGTTACAGTATTGGCTAACACAATAAAATCAAAATATGGAAAGGCACTTGCATCTGATTATAGTGCTTCAATTACAGTTCAAGACACAAAGCAACCAACTGTAACAAAAGTAGAAGCACTCAAGCAAAATATAATTAACATTACATTTAGTGAACCAGTAATACCACCATCAACAGCTGGTTACTTAACTTGGTTAAAAGTTGATGGTATTAATCAAGTTGCAAATAGTGTTACTGCAGATTATGTAAATAATGCATTAAAGGTTGTTTTAACAAACGCACTCAGCGCAGGTAACCACAAAGTTGAGGTTACAACTGAAGTAAAGGACTTTGCAGGTTACAACACAGTAGCATTCAGTGGTGATGTTGCAGTAACTGCTGATACAACAGCACCACAATTAAAAGATGTTAAGCTTGTTTATACTGATAATTCAAAGGCAGTTGTTCAACTTATCTTTGACGAAGATATTGGTAGTGTAAGCAGTGTTAAAGTAAATGGTAATAGTGCCACACTATCTATCAGCGGTTCAACAGTAACAGCAACAGTGAATATTAGTCTTGGTCTGGTTGGAGTTGTTACAATTGACTACACAGTTGCAGACTTAGCAGGAAATACTGCAAGTGTAACTGGTGTAGCAAAGACACTGACACTTGATACATCAGCTGTAACAATTACAGGAACAAGTTATGACAGCAACAATAACATAACAGTTACACTCAGCAAGCCAATATATAACAAGGATGGTAATGCGGCTGTTAAGATTAATGGAACATCAGTAAGCTACACAGTAGATACTGCAAATAACAAGATTGTAATTCCTGCAGCAAGCTACAGCGGCAGCTGCACAGTTGTATTGACAGGATTCTATGAAGCAACACCACTACAATTGAAAGTTGCTGATTTGTCATTCACAGTAACATTGCCTGATATAATGAGACCAACAGTTAAGGCAACAGCATATGACATTGTAGCCGCAAATGTATACAATGTTTATGTTGTATTCAGTGAATCTATGGACACAACATCACTCAGCAAGGCATCAAATTATATTGTAAACGGCAACAATCCAACATCTATTACAGTTGTTAGTGATAAGATAGTAAAACTTACATTCAGCAGCGATGTAACTGGACAAAACTTAGTTGTTTATGGTGTGAAAGATCTTGCAGGAAATGAAATCATCCTAACAAGCCAGCCATTGAACACAGCTGTTCAGAACTTGTTTATAACAGATGTTAAGTTTACAGCATCTAACCAGATAGCTGTAACATTCAATCAAGGAATTTATTCAATAGCACCGAATGCATTCTATGTAACAAATGGTACTTCCAACTATTACTTTAGCTCAGCATCTTACAGTGTTGGTGATACAACAGTAACATTTACATTGGCTAATTTAAGTGTTCCATCAAATGTCGGCGGTACTTATACACTTGTTGCAACAGGAACAACGATAAAGAGCATATATGAAAGAACATTAACAACAAGCGGTACTGCATTTTCACCTATAGGTGATGGCATAGCACCAACTGTATCAAGTGTAACTGGTGGGGTCGGTACAATAACAATTGCATTCAGCGAAGCAGTTAATATTGCAGATATCAATGCAGCTGTTACAGTTAAAGATTCAGCAGGTAACGTGATAACAACTGCAACAAAGACAGCTATTACAAGTGGTTCTAACACAGTAGGTATATTGATAACTGGATTAGCAAAGGGTAGCTATACTGTAACAGTAAGTGCTTCACAAGTTAAAGATATAAGCCCAGCACAAAATGCGATGTCTGCTGATTATACTTCTGGTACAATAAGCGTACAATGA